In Carya illinoinensis cultivar Pawnee chromosome 6, C.illinoinensisPawnee_v1, whole genome shotgun sequence, a single genomic region encodes these proteins:
- the LOC122314245 gene encoding silicon efflux transporter LSI2-like isoform X1 yields the protein MAWATSVNVVLGSLAFTIFWVLAVFPSIPFLPIGRIAGSLLGAMLMVIFRIITPDQAYDAIDRQVLGLLFGTMLVSVYLERADMFKYLGKFLSWKSKGAKDSIFRICLISAISSALFTNDTACIVLTEFVLKIARQHNLPPHPFLLALASSANIGSSLTPIGNPQNLVIAVQGKISFRNFVMGILPAMLLGVVANGVILICMYWRLLSIPKDEEDETIKLVEEDDLNSHRFSPATMLHFTSLSSPECNSTMEAINEQSPPNINGNMGTTSHNATLVERLTDAFSMEILEGNEDFLLGWKRMLWKSCVYLVTIGMLIAFLMGLNMSWTAITAALALVVLDFKDARSCLEKVSYLLLIFFCGMFIIVDGFNKTGIPSTLWDLVEPYAKIDRVSGIAVLAIIILILSNLASNVTIVLLLGAKVAASAALISTTDEKKAWLILAWVSTTAGNLSLLGSAANLIVCEQARQAPNLGYNLSFWSHLKFGVPSTLIVTAIGLTLIR from the exons ATGGCCTGGGCTACTTCTGTGAACGTGGTTCTAGGCTCCCTTGCTTTCACAATCTTCTGGGTTTTGGCAGTTTTCCCCTCAATTCCTTTTCTACCAATTGGGAGGATTGCAGGGTCCCTCCTGGGGGCCATGCTAATGGTTATATTCCGAATCATAACTCCAGATCAAGCATATGATGCAATTGATCGCCAAGTACTTGGTCTCCTTTTTGGGACAATGCTTGTCAGTGTCTATCTCGAAAGGGCTGATATGTTCAAGTACTTGGGAAAGTTTCTCTCATGGAAGAGTAAAGGAGCGAAGGACTCAATTTTCCGAATCTGCCTGATTTCTGCCATTTCAAGTGCGCTTTTCACAAATGATACCGCCTGTATAGTTTTGACAGagtttgttttgaaaattgCGAGGCAACATAATCTCCCACCTCATCCTTTCCTACTTGCTCTGGCATCTAGTGCGAATATTGGGTCTTCATTAACTCCAATTGGCAACCCCCAAAACTTGGTCATAGCTGTTCAAGGTAAGATATCTTTCCGGAATTTTGTAATGGGCATTCTCCCTGCGATGCTATTGGGAGTTGTTGCCAATGGTGTAATTCTTATATGCATGTACTGGAGGTTGCTATCTATTCCAAAAGATGAAGAGGATGAGACTATAAAACTTGTTGAAGAGGATGACCTTAATTCTCATCGCTTTTCACCAGCCACTATGTTACATTTTACATCCTTGAGTTCTCCGGAATGTAATTCTACAATGGAAGCTATAAATGAGCAAAGCCCTCCCAACATAAACGGGAACATGGGCACTACTTCACACAAtgctacattagtggagagacTAACAGACGCATTTTCTATGGAGATTTTAGAAGGAAATGAAGATTTTCTCTTGGGATGGAAAAGGATGTTGTGGAAGTCATGTGTATACCTTGTCACAATAGGGATGTTGATTGCTTTCCTTATGGGTCTGAATATGTCATGGACTGCAATTACTGCTGCACTTGCTCTCGTGGTTCTTGATTTCAAGGATGCTAGGTCATGCCTTGAAAAG GTCTCCTATTtgcttttaattttcttctgcGGAATGTTTATCATAGTTGATGGCTTTAACAAAACTGGCATCCCAAGTACTCTATGGGATTTAGTGGAGCCCTATGCAAAAATCGATCGGGTTAGTGGGATAGCAGTCCTGGCCATTATTATACTGATCTTGTCAAATTTGGCTTCAAACGTAACAATTG TTCTCTTACTTGGAGCAAAAGTGGCAGCATCTGCAGCCTTAATTTCCACAACTGATGAGAAAAAGGCATGGCTTATTTTAGCTTGGGTCAGCACGACAGCTGGGAACCTCTCATTATTAGGATCAGCTGCCAACTTAATAGTGTGTGAACAAGCTCGCCAAGCTCCAAACCTTGGGTACAATTTATCCTTTTGGAGCCATCTCAAATTTGGAGTACCCTCGACTCTTATAGTCACCGCTATTGGTTTGACACTCATAAGATGA
- the LOC122314245 gene encoding silicon efflux transporter LSI2-like isoform X2 — translation MAWATSVNVVLGSLAFTIFWVLAVFPSIPFLPIGRIAGSLLGAMLMVIFRIITPDQAYDAIDRQVLGLLFGTMLVSVYLERADMFKYLGKFLSWKSKGAKDSIFRICLISAISSALFTNDTACIVLTEFVLKIARQHNLPPHPFLLALASSANIGSSLTPIGNPQNLVIAVQGKISFRNFVMGILPAMLLGVVANGVILICMYWRLLSIPKDEEDETIKLVEEDDLNSHRFSPATMLHFTSLSSPECNSTMEAINEQSPPNINGNMGTTSHNATLVERLTDAFSMEILEGNEDFLLGWKRMLWKSCVYLVTIGMLIAFLMGLNMSWTAITAALALVVLDFKDARSCLEKVSYLLLIFFCGMFIIVDGFNKTGIPSTLWDLVEPYAKIDRFSYLEQKWQHLQP, via the exons ATGGCCTGGGCTACTTCTGTGAACGTGGTTCTAGGCTCCCTTGCTTTCACAATCTTCTGGGTTTTGGCAGTTTTCCCCTCAATTCCTTTTCTACCAATTGGGAGGATTGCAGGGTCCCTCCTGGGGGCCATGCTAATGGTTATATTCCGAATCATAACTCCAGATCAAGCATATGATGCAATTGATCGCCAAGTACTTGGTCTCCTTTTTGGGACAATGCTTGTCAGTGTCTATCTCGAAAGGGCTGATATGTTCAAGTACTTGGGAAAGTTTCTCTCATGGAAGAGTAAAGGAGCGAAGGACTCAATTTTCCGAATCTGCCTGATTTCTGCCATTTCAAGTGCGCTTTTCACAAATGATACCGCCTGTATAGTTTTGACAGagtttgttttgaaaattgCGAGGCAACATAATCTCCCACCTCATCCTTTCCTACTTGCTCTGGCATCTAGTGCGAATATTGGGTCTTCATTAACTCCAATTGGCAACCCCCAAAACTTGGTCATAGCTGTTCAAGGTAAGATATCTTTCCGGAATTTTGTAATGGGCATTCTCCCTGCGATGCTATTGGGAGTTGTTGCCAATGGTGTAATTCTTATATGCATGTACTGGAGGTTGCTATCTATTCCAAAAGATGAAGAGGATGAGACTATAAAACTTGTTGAAGAGGATGACCTTAATTCTCATCGCTTTTCACCAGCCACTATGTTACATTTTACATCCTTGAGTTCTCCGGAATGTAATTCTACAATGGAAGCTATAAATGAGCAAAGCCCTCCCAACATAAACGGGAACATGGGCACTACTTCACACAAtgctacattagtggagagacTAACAGACGCATTTTCTATGGAGATTTTAGAAGGAAATGAAGATTTTCTCTTGGGATGGAAAAGGATGTTGTGGAAGTCATGTGTATACCTTGTCACAATAGGGATGTTGATTGCTTTCCTTATGGGTCTGAATATGTCATGGACTGCAATTACTGCTGCACTTGCTCTCGTGGTTCTTGATTTCAAGGATGCTAGGTCATGCCTTGAAAAG GTCTCCTATTtgcttttaattttcttctgcGGAATGTTTATCATAGTTGATGGCTTTAACAAAACTGGCATCCCAAGTACTCTATGGGATTTAGTGGAGCCCTATGCAAAAATCGATCGG TTCTCTTACTTGGAGCAAAAGTGGCAGCATCTGCAGCCTTAA